In Streptomyces dangxiongensis, one DNA window encodes the following:
- a CDS encoding GNAT family N-acetyltransferase has protein sequence MSSVPVTTWSLEQTSPADLLPGAAPDGAVRIVRAEVPSPEFSRFLYASVGGDIHWTDRLAWTYARWQEYLDRPGVETWVAYDRGTPAGYVELDPQDGGVVEIAYFGLVPAFRGRRIGGHLLSYGTARAWDLAERWPERAPTKRVWLHTCSKDGEFAMDNYRRRGFKLFDTEVKLEAEGTTPGPWPGAYPA, from the coding sequence ATGAGCAGCGTCCCTGTCACCACGTGGTCCCTGGAGCAGACCTCCCCGGCCGACCTCCTGCCCGGCGCCGCACCCGACGGCGCGGTCCGGATCGTCCGCGCCGAGGTGCCCTCCCCCGAGTTCAGCCGGTTCCTGTACGCGTCCGTCGGCGGCGACATCCACTGGACCGACCGGCTGGCCTGGACGTACGCGCGGTGGCAGGAGTACCTGGACCGGCCCGGCGTGGAGACCTGGGTGGCCTATGACCGGGGGACCCCGGCCGGCTACGTGGAGTTGGACCCGCAGGACGGGGGCGTGGTCGAGATCGCCTACTTCGGGCTGGTCCCCGCCTTCCGCGGCCGGCGCATCGGCGGCCACCTGCTGTCGTACGGCACGGCCCGCGCCTGGGACCTGGCCGAGCGGTGGCCGGAGCGGGCGCCGACGAAGCGGGTGTGGCTGCACACCTGCAGCAAGGACGGCGAGTTCGCGATGGACAACTACCGGCGGCGGGGCTTCAAGCTGTTCGACACCGAGGTGAAGCTGGAAGCGGAAGGGACGACACCGGGCCCGTGGCCCGGTGCATACCCCGCCTGA
- a CDS encoding putative leader peptide, with product MSGTGIALVSRRHVDLGRMSSAICPAS from the coding sequence ATGTCCGGAACTGGAATTGCCTTGGTGAGTCGGCGGCACGTCGACCTCGGCCGCATGTCCAGCGCCATCTGTCCGGCGAGCTGA
- a CDS encoding acyl-CoA dehydrogenase family protein, whose translation MAGTSTHTVTNQPPPLVGYDVFAADRALTEAVRRHTAPDVLDEVRAELTALGRAAGSAQLQEWAVQANEQPPRLRTHDRYGHRIDEVEFHPAWHRLLGKGVSAGLTGAWTRPAGHVRRAAGFLVWTQVEAGTCCPLSMTHAAVPALRADPGLAAEWEPRLTSTVYDRALRVPGEKPGALFGMAMTEKQGGSDVRANTTGARPLAEAGTYLLTGHKWFCSAPMSDAFLVLADAPGGLTCFLVPRVLPDGSRNVFLIQRLKDKLGNRSNASAEIEFDGTWARRVGEEGRGVRTVIGMVAATRLDCAVGSAGLMRQAVAQAVHHCAHREAFGGKLADKPLMRNVLADLALESEAATALALRLAAACDDGGEQERAFLRLAVPAAKYWITKRCAPVAVEAAECLGGNGYVEESGLPRLVRESPLNSVWEGAGNVQALDVLRALRREPGALDACLTEIGRAHGADHRLDRAVKGLFTELADLEGAEGRARRLVERLALVLQGSLLVRYAPPEVADAFCASRLGGDHGASFGTLPSGLDLRPVVERARPA comes from the coding sequence GGCTACGACGTCTTCGCCGCCGACCGGGCCCTCACCGAGGCCGTCCGCCGCCACACCGCCCCGGACGTCCTGGACGAGGTGCGCGCCGAGCTGACCGCGCTGGGCCGGGCCGCCGGCTCGGCCCAGCTCCAGGAGTGGGCGGTGCAGGCGAACGAGCAGCCGCCGCGGCTGCGCACGCACGACCGCTACGGCCACCGGATCGACGAGGTCGAGTTCCATCCGGCCTGGCACCGGCTGCTCGGCAAGGGCGTCTCGGCCGGGCTGACCGGCGCCTGGACGCGGCCGGCCGGGCACGTGCGCAGGGCGGCCGGGTTCCTGGTCTGGACGCAGGTCGAGGCGGGCACCTGCTGCCCGCTGTCGATGACCCACGCGGCCGTGCCCGCGCTGCGCGCCGACCCCGGGCTGGCCGCCGAGTGGGAGCCGCGGCTGACGTCCACGGTCTACGACCGGGCGCTGCGGGTCCCCGGGGAGAAACCCGGGGCGCTGTTCGGCATGGCGATGACCGAGAAGCAGGGCGGCAGCGACGTCCGCGCGAACACCACCGGGGCGCGGCCCCTCGCGGAGGCGGGAACGTACCTGCTGACGGGACACAAGTGGTTCTGCTCGGCGCCCATGTCGGACGCCTTCCTGGTGCTCGCCGACGCCCCGGGCGGACTCACCTGCTTCCTGGTGCCGCGGGTCCTGCCCGACGGCAGCCGCAACGTCTTCCTGATCCAGCGGCTGAAGGACAAGCTGGGCAACCGCTCGAACGCCTCCGCCGAGATCGAGTTCGACGGTACGTGGGCGCGCCGGGTCGGTGAGGAGGGACGCGGGGTGCGGACCGTCATCGGGATGGTCGCCGCCACCCGGCTGGACTGCGCGGTCGGCTCGGCGGGCCTGATGCGGCAGGCGGTGGCGCAGGCCGTGCACCACTGCGCCCACCGGGAGGCCTTCGGCGGGAAGCTGGCCGACAAGCCGCTGATGCGCAATGTCCTCGCCGATCTGGCGCTGGAGTCGGAGGCCGCGACCGCGCTCGCGTTGCGGCTCGCCGCCGCCTGCGACGACGGCGGCGAGCAGGAGCGTGCCTTCCTGCGGCTGGCGGTGCCGGCCGCGAAGTACTGGATCACCAAGCGGTGCGCGCCGGTGGCCGTGGAGGCCGCCGAGTGTCTGGGCGGCAACGGGTACGTCGAGGAGTCCGGCCTGCCCCGGCTGGTGCGCGAGTCACCGCTGAACTCCGTCTGGGAGGGTGCCGGGAACGTGCAGGCGCTGGACGTGCTCAGGGCACTGCGGCGGGAGCCGGGCGCGCTGGATGCCTGTCTCACCGAGATCGGCCGGGCGCACGGCGCCGATCACCGTCTGGACCGGGCGGTGAAGGGCCTGTTCACGGAACTCGCCGATCTGGAGGGCGCGGAAGGGCGGGCGCGGCGGCTGGTGGAGCGGCTGGCGCTGGTCCTCCAGGGCTCGCTGCTGGTGCGGTACGCGCCGCCGGAGGTGGCCGACGCGTTCTGCGCCTCCCGTCTCGGCGGCGATCACGGCGCGTCCTTCGGCACCCTGCCGTCCGGCCTGGACCTGAGGCCGGTGGTGGAACGGGCCCGCCCGGCCTGA
- a CDS encoding helix-turn-helix domain-containing protein — MGYPPLDVARLAVVDAAHAARVLREVREATLAGRRARIAPRPVIEQSWGRMLRSGLDPERDVRSGLLSSQEVRRRREESPLRHVLPVLREGLLSVADAAQHIMVVADADGRVLWREGAARVLRRADGLGFELGADWREDVVGTNGVGTPAVLRRPVQVFAAEHFARSQTSWTCSGAPITDPRDGRLLGVVDLSGPLETMHPATLAWVDSVAKLAEARLRELHLESLERLRTVAAPVLARLAGRATAVDRDGWSAAVTGMPYVRRVALPKGLAPGRRRLPALGVCTVEPLAGGWLLRVADEPLATAAPRIVLDLARPDRRTVTVVAPSASWTRELSPRHAELLFLLAEHRGGRGAAKLAEDLFGDASRTVTVRAEMSRIRRYLGEFLQHRPYRFRADADVEVLLPGDSRDLLPQSAAPAVARRRNDAENSRTGPPPGHTPAPRVVAP; from the coding sequence GTGGGATACCCGCCGCTGGACGTGGCGCGCCTGGCCGTCGTGGACGCGGCGCACGCGGCACGGGTGCTGCGCGAGGTGCGCGAGGCCACGCTCGCGGGGCGACGTGCGCGGATCGCGCCCCGGCCGGTGATCGAGCAGTCGTGGGGGCGGATGCTGCGCAGCGGCCTCGATCCCGAGCGCGACGTCAGGTCCGGGCTGCTGTCCTCTCAGGAGGTGCGGCGCCGGCGGGAGGAGTCACCCCTGCGGCATGTGCTGCCGGTGCTGCGGGAGGGTCTGCTTTCGGTCGCGGACGCCGCCCAGCACATCATGGTCGTCGCGGACGCCGACGGGCGCGTGCTGTGGCGGGAGGGGGCGGCGCGGGTGCTGCGCAGGGCCGACGGACTCGGTTTCGAACTCGGCGCGGACTGGCGGGAGGACGTCGTCGGCACCAACGGGGTGGGCACCCCGGCGGTGCTGCGGCGGCCCGTGCAGGTGTTCGCCGCCGAGCACTTCGCGCGTTCGCAGACCTCCTGGACCTGTTCCGGCGCCCCGATCACCGACCCCCGGGACGGCCGGCTGCTCGGTGTGGTGGATCTGAGCGGGCCGCTGGAGACCATGCATCCGGCGACCCTCGCCTGGGTGGACTCGGTGGCCAAGCTGGCCGAGGCCCGGCTGCGGGAGCTGCATCTGGAGTCACTGGAGCGGCTGCGCACGGTGGCGGCGCCGGTGCTGGCGCGGCTGGCCGGGCGGGCGACGGCCGTGGACCGGGACGGCTGGTCGGCGGCGGTGACCGGGATGCCGTACGTGCGGCGGGTGGCGCTGCCGAAGGGGCTCGCGCCGGGCCGCCGCCGACTGCCCGCGCTCGGTGTGTGCACGGTGGAACCGCTGGCCGGGGGCTGGCTGTTGCGGGTGGCGGACGAGCCGCTCGCCACCGCGGCGCCCCGGATCGTGCTGGATCTCGCCCGGCCGGACCGCCGCACGGTGACGGTCGTGGCACCGTCGGCCTCCTGGACCCGGGAACTGAGCCCCCGGCACGCCGAGTTGCTGTTCCTGCTCGCCGAGCACCGCGGCGGGCGCGGGGCGGCGAAGCTCGCCGAGGACCTGTTCGGGGACGCCTCCAGGACGGTGACCGTGCGGGCCGAGATGTCCAGGATCCGGCGGTATCTCGGGGAGTTCCTCCAGCACCGGCCGTATCGTTTCCGCGCGGACGCGGACGTCGAGGTGCTGCTCCCCGGCGACTCCCGTGACCTGCTCCCCCAATCCGCCGCACCGGCGGTGGCCCGGAGACGGAACGACGCGGAGAACAGCCGGACCGGACCGCCCCCGGGTCACACCCCGGCGCCCCGGGTGGTGGCCCCGTGA